In one window of Halomarina pelagica DNA:
- a CDS encoding phosphoribosyltransferase has protein sequence MFTDRTEGGRQLAEVLESRGVEADIVLAIPRGGLPVGRAVADALDLPLDVVVARKLGAPGNPELAVGAVGADGATWINDDLVASLGVTEGYLDDERERQAEAAREKAARYRGDRPPLDLRGKTALVVDDGIATGATTLACVRTTYAAGADRVIVAAPVAPPDSVEMLEREADDVICVETPAYFGAVGRFYREFGQVPDEEAVQYLDRERGR, from the coding sequence GTGTTCACGGACCGCACGGAAGGGGGACGACAGCTCGCCGAGGTGCTCGAATCGCGCGGCGTCGAGGCCGACATCGTCCTCGCGATACCGCGCGGCGGCCTCCCGGTGGGTCGGGCCGTCGCGGACGCCCTCGACCTGCCCCTCGACGTGGTCGTCGCGCGCAAGCTCGGCGCGCCGGGTAACCCGGAACTCGCCGTCGGGGCCGTCGGGGCCGACGGCGCGACGTGGATCAACGACGACCTCGTCGCCAGCCTCGGCGTCACCGAGGGCTATCTCGACGACGAGCGCGAGCGGCAGGCCGAGGCGGCGCGAGAGAAGGCGGCGCGCTACCGCGGCGACCGGCCGCCGCTCGACCTCCGGGGCAAGACCGCGCTCGTCGTCGACGACGGCATCGCGACGGGCGCGACGACGCTCGCCTGCGTCAGGACCACGTACGCCGCCGGCGCGGATCGGGTGATCGTCGCCGCGCCGGTCGCCCCGCCGGACTCCGTCGAGATGCTCGAACGCGAGGCCGACGACGTGATCTGCGTCGAGACGCCCGCCTACTTCGGCGCGGTCGGCCGGTTCTACCGGGAGTTCGGACAGGTGCCCGACGAGGAGGCGGTGCAGTATCTCGATCGCGAACGAGGGCGGTGA